From the Moorena sp. SIOASIH genome, the window CTCCTATCACTAGGGTGAAGTTAGCTTAGTCAAAGTTATTTCTCGGTACTTTCCCAATCGCACTGACTTAACTCAACTAGGTCTGTTTAACAATCGGGTTCTAGAGCTGGGGACTAGCTACGCATCCCCAGGTATGAACTTTAACTCTTAGAAATAACGGAGTTTTATGAAACTTAGACTGGTAAACTATGAGCTTGAAAGCTCCCTTTATAGCCCGTTCGCGTCAGCGTCGGCTACGCCGAAGGGTTTAACGGTGAGTTGTTTACGCAAAAACCTCGGCTGTTTTGAAAGACTTACCCGCTTGATCTTTAGCCGACAGACTGGGAGAGTCGGTCAGAGGCCAATGAATGGCTAGGTCAGGGTCATTCCACACAATAGTCCGCTCGTGATCAGGAGCGTAGAAGTCGGTAGTCTTATATAAAACTTCAGCGAATTCAGAGACCACCAGGAATCCGTGAGCGAATCCAGCCGGAATCCAGATTTGTTGTTTATTTTCTGCACTCAGCAAACAACTAACCCACTGTCCAAAGGTCGGAGAGCTTTTTCTGATATCCACTGCCACATCAAATATCGTGCCGAGTAAAACCCGCACCAGTTTACCTTGGGGCTGCTGAATCTGGTAGTGTAAGCCTCGAAGCACTCCTTGGGCTGAACGGGAATAGTTATCCTGGACAAACTCAGCGGTGATCCCAGCTTTATCTGCTAGAACTCGTTTATTGTAGCTTTCAAAGAAAAAACCACGGTCATCACCAAAGACGCGGGGTTCAAGAATTAAGACTTCCGGTATTTTGGTTTCAATAACATTCATAGAGTTCTCTGGTTGATTAGCGCTAGCGTGTTAAAGTGATCAACTCCTCATCAAGTTTGTGTTATCTACACTTAAATAATTTCAAGAATTTGTAAACTTTTTGTGAACAATAGCATTTCTATTTGAGTTGTGAACAAAATCCCTTAGGGAAAGGCAAGAGTAATCCCCCCTAACCCCCCGCGCGAAAGGGGGGCGGGCAAGAGGCAAGAGTTAATTAACTATATAGGGATTTTTAGTAGTAGTTGCGTAGGGTGCCTTAGGGGCGGGCTCACGCTTATTTTCCGCCTCTTGTGGCCTGATTGGGAAACTCCGCCCGAAAATAAGCATGAAACTGGCAAGATGCCAGTTCCACCAAGATGCCAGTTCCACCAAGATGCCGGTTCCACCAAGATGCCCGTTCCACCAAGATGCCGGTTCCACCAAGATGCCGGTTCCACCAAGATGCCGGTTCCACCAAGATGCCGGTTCCACCAAGATGCCCGTTCCACCAAGATGCCCATTCCACCCACCAGGTCAAACAACTTTTAGGAGATGCACCCAATATGTCTTAAGCTTTACTTCGACTGCTATAAAACAAAATCTTAAGAAAAGTAATTATAGTAGTCTGCACTTAAGTAGACTACACCTAGTTGTGTATAAAGGTAGGGATGGCAAGATGGGGAAGATTGTTCTAGGCTTAATCTGACGAACTTTTGTATTCTACTTAGTTAAAAATTGCGATCAGGATTTCGGAAAGGCGGATGCTGGAAATTATCAAAAAAATTAAATTAACTAAACTAAATTAACGAAAAGTCATTCAGATTACCGATTACCGATTACCCATTACTTCAAGAACAAAATTACGAAAGAGCAATACTACCTCTGGGATGATTTGATGTCCCATGTCAAATTCTTGATACTTGACCTGTATCCCTAAACCAGTTAAAGTATCTCTAGCATTGTGAGCAGCCATTAACGGTACAACCTCGTCTTGTCTACCATGAACTATCAAAATGGGTGGTAAGGATGAGCCTGTAGGAGCTTGGGGTCGGCTATGTAAATAGCCACTCATGGATACTAAGCCTGCTATTGGCAAGGTTAGTCCTACATCTAATGTCATGGCTCCTCCTTGGGAAAATCCACTCAGAATGGTGCGGGATAGGGGCACGCCAGTGGTGCCTTCGTTCGCGTAGCGTGGCCTTTTGGCCAGGGATTTGAGCCAATCAATTAGCAGCTGTCTGCTTTCGGTTAAGCCTTGATACTCGGAGCCATTCAAATCATACCACATTTTACCCCCAGGTACAGCAGGATGGTCAAAGGGAGCTTCAGCAAATAGAAACTGATAGTCTGGTAAGTTTAGCGCCTCTGCCAAAGTTACCAAATCTTCGAAGTTGGCTCCAAAGCCATGTAAGCAGACAATTAATCCAGTTGGTGGTTGATTGTTGGTAGGGGCAACGTTAATATATTTCAGTGGCAAAGATTTATCTCCAGAATTAGAGTAGGTGATCTCTTGAGAATTGTACGCTTTTTGGCAAGCAGTTGATAACAGCGTTATTCCCAGAGCTCCTAAACTTTGGAATAGAAATTTTCGTCGCTTAAATGGATTGAGTTTCACAATTAATAGGCTTTTGTTCGCGTAGCGTGGCCTATTGGCCAAGGTTGGGAGGTTGAAGGTTGGGAGGTTGAAGGTTGGGAGGTTGAAGGTTGGGAGGTTGAAGGTTGGGAGGTTGAAGGTTGGGAGGTTGAAGGTTGGGAGGTTGAAGGTTGGGAGGTTGAAGGGTTGAAGGTTGAAGGTTAGGAGGTTGAAGGTTGGAGGTTGTTTTTGCCCAGGCGTCCCTTGTAGGGTAGGTTGGAGTTTGATCACAGTGAGCTAATCTAAAATTACCATTACTGATTACTGATTACTGATTACTGATTACTGATTACTGATTACTGATTACTGATTACTGATTACTGATTACTGATTACTGATTACTGATTACTGATTACTGATTATCCTCAATCGTTCCACTATTCAGCAACGCCTTGCCTGTTGCTTTTGCTTGAGACAACTGCACAGGTTAAATCGCCTAACATCTATATACTAGTAGAGTGCTGTCTCAATCAGTTATGGATGCATCTAGATACTCGACAATTCGGGTATTTGACCCAGCCAATAACGAAGAAGGCTACAAAGTCTGCCATCAACAGGAAGCACAGGAGTTTTTTCAACAAACACTCCTGGGATTAGATCAAAAGGAAAGGTTATTAGCTCAGTGGGAGCGAGGTATCCAGGATTTACTGCTATGCTGGTTTCGCCCTGAGCTATCTACTGTTGATACTACATGTGATACTAAATACCGGGCGTTAGCTGGACTGTGTCTTCGGTGCTATGTTTCAATGCCTATCCTAAAGGCTTGTAAAACACTAGCGAGTCAGTTTTGCCTTGACTATCGGTTAACTTACCGTGAGCTGCTATCCTATGTACTCAATGATGATGGCAAAACTCCGATTATTCTCGATAGTGATGGCAAAGCTCAACTGGTTGTTAATAAGCAAGGTGACATTGAACCTGGACTTGGTCAGTTTTTTACGATTGATGTCTTGGCAAGCTATCGTCTGAACTCACCAGCTCGCTTAAGTTTGGACAATTGGGCATATCTGAAAACCAAACAACATCCTGATATCAAACGTTGCTTAGCTGAACAGGGATTGCCATTGTCGAGTAACTGGTCACTGTTGGGACGAGTTAAACTCAGACACCTTGAACAACTCTATCCACGCGATCGCAAACTAGTTGAAACGTTCCATACTGTCTATTCTCAACACAGAAAACAGCAGCGGCGCAATAGAGTTAACCATAGAGTTAACCATAGAGTTAACCATAGAGTTAACCATAGAGTTAACCAATGCCTTGAGCCTAGGGATGAGCAACTCCAAGACATGCTCCACCTGTTGCCAGAACGTGGTGTTATCATCAATTCCACCAAAGAGCTTCACAAAGAACTAACCAGGATAGCCAAGGGTCTGCAAGAAGAGGAGATTTGGAGCCGCATAGGAAGTCCGATCTGGGAACCTCTAGAAGCACGGGATCCAGAAACTGGCGAGTATGTCCCCAAAGAATTACCTGATCTAAACTCTAGAAATACCATAGATCATTTAGGACAATCTGAATTGCAGGATTTTCTTGAACAGGGACTGATTGAGGTTTTAGATCACGCTATAGCGCAAGCGTTGGCTGAGCACATTGCCTCTAAAGAGCAAAGTCGCCGTTACGCTTGTTTTGCTTCAAAGGTTATCCCAGGTTTCCGATTCCTTTACTGTGAGGGTAAGTCTCTTAAAGAGATAGCAACCCTTTTGAATATGAGCAATCATTCCCAAGCCAGCCGAGTCTTGGCACCAGGGAAACTGCTGAATCGCGTTCAGTATCTGAGTGTAGAAAATTTTTTCCAGCTTATCTCAACAACGACTAAGGGATTAGCTCTGGAAGAAAAGGCCACAAAGCTCGATTATTTGAGTAACCTGATGCAGGAAGTCGAGGCTTTCTTGAACACACAAGTTTTTCAAGAAGCGGTAGCCGAACTGAGTACTTCTAAAACCCGTTCAATGACTAGTTTATTTGCTCAGCGAATGTGCCGATATCTAGATGAACACAACGATAAAAATCAAGGGAAAAAGAAACAATGAATAATATTATTATAGATTCAATGGATATAACCCTTCCAACCCGAGAAGTATTTTGGCTCGAACCTGAAGACTTTGAGCAAGCGAAGACGATTAGTGACAAAGTTAATGATGAGGCACACCAGGAGCAAAGTTATCGAAATGGTTTAGCGTTATTTGGTTTTGAAAGATGGTTACAAGAACGGGTTGATCAGCTACCAATTATTACGGATAACTGTTCGGTGTATCAACCAGATTATGCTAATCTCATTGATACGGTATGTAATTTGAAAGTTGGGGAGTTTAATCTGTGTATAATTGTCACAGAAAATCTCCAAGAGCCAGAGGTTAAGATACCAATAGCTGCTGTTGAATTACCAGAACTTGCGGCTCATTTCTATATCGTTATTGAGGTGAAAAAAGACCAAGAACAGGGTATTATTCGAGGTGTTTTACGTCACGACGAGTTGGTTAACTATCGCGAATCAGCTAACTTACCACAAGGTAACCGTAACTATAATTTACCTCTGTCTTTATTTGATCAGCAACCCAATCATTTACTGCAC encodes:
- a CDS encoding alpha/beta hydrolase, translating into MPLKYINVAPTNNQPPTGLIVCLHGFGANFEDLVTLAEALNLPDYQFLFAEAPFDHPAVPGGKMWYDLNGSEYQGLTESRQLLIDWLKSLAKRPRYANEGTTGVPLSRTILSGFSQGGAMTLDVGLTLPIAGLVSMSGYLHSRPQAPTGSSLPPILIVHGRQDEVVPLMAAHNARDTLTGLGIQVKYQEFDMGHQIIPEVVLLFRNFVLEVMGNR
- the rfbC gene encoding dTDP-4-dehydrorhamnose 3,5-epimerase; translated protein: MNVIETKIPEVLILEPRVFGDDRGFFFESYNKRVLADKAGITAEFVQDNYSRSAQGVLRGLHYQIQQPQGKLVRVLLGTIFDVAVDIRKSSPTFGQWVSCLLSAENKQQIWIPAGFAHGFLVVSEFAEVLYKTTDFYAPDHERTIVWNDPDLAIHWPLTDSPSLSAKDQAGKSFKTAEVFA